In Streptomyces sannanensis, the DNA window ATTCGATCCGGCCCGGAACGCGGAGAGCCGGGGCGCCCAGCAGCCAGTGTCGGGCGTGGTCCGGGTCCTCGTCGCACTCGGTGGTCGTGGCGATGACGGTGGCCGCGTCCACGAAACCGCAGACGTAGTCGAAGTACGGCGGATCGTCGTCCTCGTCACCACTGACCGGCGGCAGGGTGTCGCTCTCGAACCTGGCGAGGACCTCGCCGTCAAGGGCGTGCAGCGTGATGTCCGAGCCGTAGTGCTCCAGGGTCAGAAAGCCGCCGTGTCCAGGGTGGACGTCGGCCAGGATGCGGTCGATGTCCTCGTTGACGTCCCAGGTGGTCAGCGTCTCGCCGTCCCAGCGGCCCCAGTGCAGCAGGATGCCGTCCTGGCCCATACCGATACCGAGCCCCATGTGCACGCCGTCCGGGTGGGAGAGGTGGTTGGAGCCGGAGGCCACGCTGTCCAGCGGAAGCCGGGCCAGCTCCTTGCCGTCCCGGGCGTCCAGCACCACCCACCGCTCCTGGTAGTCCTCGTCCTCGTCGCCCGGCACATGTGCCCACACCAGGCGGCCGTCGTTGGAGACGCGGCAGGACCCGGACTCGATCCCCGGGCAGACCTGCAGCTCGTCCCCGGTGTGCGGATGCCCTGGGTCCCAACAGCCGTGCCGGTACTCCCACAGCGTCTCGCCGCCGGCGCCCACCGCCCGTACGGAGCGCTGCCCGGAGAACGCAGCGAACGAGCCGTCCGGCGCGACCGAATGCTCTCCCCGTTTCCAGCCGGGCCAGGGGAACGGAAACGCTGCCAGCGGTTCGCTCTCCCCCGCGAAGACCCGCTCGAGATCATGGACCCGAAGCGTGTCCTCGCGGAGCAGCAGCGCGCGGTGTGTTCCGGCCCGGCTCTCGAGCGCGAAGCCACTGACCAGGTCACCGGCACCGGGCAGGGCCGCGGTGCCGACCGGGCGTGCGATGACAGGACGTGCAGTGATCGACATACCAGGAAGGTAGCCCCCACCGCTGACAACGCGAAGGTCAGGACTTGGCCGGCGGGAGTTCTATCCAAGCTCTCTTGATTCTCTTGTTGTTGCAGTCGACGACGATCGGCAGCGCACCGGAGCGCCCCTCAGCTTCGGCGACGAAGCGCCGCAGGTCATCGAGGGTCACTTCCCTGCCGTTGTTGGGCGTGAGCTCTATGGATACGGGTGGCATGCGCTCATCATCTCCGGATGACCGGTTGTTCACACACCGTCAATTCGCCACTCCTACCTTCCGGAAGCGCGCGACCCCGCCGCCGACCGGTGGCGGGCAAGTCACCACCTCCCCCTGGAGTGACAAGTGGAACGTCGCAACTTCCTTCGCGGAGCGGTCATCGGCGGTTCGGCCGCGGCCTTCGGCGGAACCCTGATGCACGGGGCCGCCTACGCGGCCCCGGCTCAGCCCGGTTCCGGCCCCTACGGGGCGCTGGGTGCCGCGGACGCCAACGGCATTCAGCTGCCTGCCGGTTTCACCAGCAGGGTCATCGCCCGGTCCGGCCAGAAGGTCGGCTCCACCGGCTACACCTGGCACAACGCCCCTGACGGGGGTGCCTGTTTCGCCGACGGCACCGGCTGGATCTATGTCTCCAACTCGGAGATCAGCCCCTCCGGCGGCGCGAGCGCGGTCACGTTCTCCTCGACCGGCGCGATCACCGGCGCGTACCGGATCCTCTCCAACACCCGGCAGAACTGCGCGGGTGGCGCCACTCCGTGGAACACCTGGCTCTCCTGCGAGGAGGTCAGCCTCGGGTACGTGTACGAGACCGACCCGCGGGGTGTGAACGCGGCCGTCCGCCGGGACGCGATGGGCAAGTTCAAGCACGAGGCGGCGGCGGCCGACCCGGTCCGCAAGGTGATCTATCTGACCGAGGACGAGACCAACGGCTGCTTCTACCGCTTCATCCCGACGACCTGGGGCGACCTGTCCTCCGGCACGCTCCAGGTGCTGAAGGCCGGCACCACCACCTCCGGCTCGTTCACCTGGGCGACCGTGCCGGACCCGGACGGCGCCCCGACCGTGACCCGTGACCAGGTCTCCGGTGCCAAGCGGTTCAACGGCGGTGAGGGCTGCCACTACTCGAACGACACCGTCTGGTTCACCACCAAGGGCGACAACCGCGTCTGGCAGGTCAACCTGGCCACGAACACCTACGAGCTCGCCTACGACGACTCGCTGGTGGTGGGCGGCGGCGCCCCGCTGACCGGTGT includes these proteins:
- a CDS encoding alkaline phosphatase PhoX is translated as MERRNFLRGAVIGGSAAAFGGTLMHGAAYAAPAQPGSGPYGALGAADANGIQLPAGFTSRVIARSGQKVGSTGYTWHNAPDGGACFADGTGWIYVSNSEISPSGGASAVTFSSTGAITGAYRILSNTRQNCAGGATPWNTWLSCEEVSLGYVYETDPRGVNAAVRRDAMGKFKHEAAAADPVRKVIYLTEDETNGCFYRFIPTTWGDLSSGTLQVLKAGTTTSGSFTWATVPDPDGAPTVTRDQVSGAKRFNGGEGCHYSNDTVWFTTKGDNRVWQVNLATNTYELAYDDSLVVGGGAPLTGVDNVTGSSSGDLFVAEDGGNMEICIITPDDVVAPFLRINGQSASEITGPAFSPDGKRLYFSSQRGTSGSSSGGITYEVTGPFRA